DNA from Evansella sp. LMS18:
ACTTAATAAGGGAAACAGTCCTCCCAGAGCGAAAAAGGAGAAGAAATAAAAGCTTTTCATACTAAACATCGTCTTCTTATGCTGATTCATTTACCATCATCCTTGCTGTTTATCCCGATGTTACCGTCCGTAAAACCCCCACCTCAAAACATGAGTTATACTGGTGATGTTCAGGTGGGAGATAACGGACGCTAACATCCCGATTGGTTCAACTAACCATCAGTGGGGGATGAATACCCCCACCACTGATTGAAGGTTCACTTAATGCCAGGTTGTTTTTTATTGCTCAGTGAGCATATTACTCTGAACCTGGATATTTGCCTTATCTTGCTAGTTCGTATATCGCCTGTGCATAGATAGCAGCTGCTTTTTTCAGGCTGGCAATGGAAATATACTCATCTGCCTGGTGAGCAACATCTTCTTCTCCAGGGAACAAAGGTCCATATGCAGCCCCCGCTTTAAGAGATCTTGCATAAGTACCACCTCCAATGGCTATACATTCCGCTTCATCTCCTGTTTGTTCCTCATACACTTTTGCCAGCGTCTTAATAAGAGGGTGGCTCTTCTCCACTGCATGGGGCTTCTCATGCGCTCTGATTTCTGCCTGGTAACCACTTTCAGTAAAGATATCATTCAGTTTATTTTGCATAGCTGAAAAGTCAGCGCCTTCCGGATACCTGAGATTAATGCCGATTTCAGCTTTTCCACCCGCTTTATACCGTAGTATCCCCAGGTTCTGTGTTACATGTCCTTTTTCCTCGTCATTATGAGCAATCCCCAGCTTCTCTCCCCTGCTGTCCTCAAGAAAATAATCTTTGAGCATAGAAAAGTATGTTTCCTCTTCTGAATTCAGCTCAATATGGTCTGTGATATAGGCGGCAAGCAAGAGCCCGCTGTTCAGCCCCTTCTCTGGCTCAAGGCCATGGGCTGACTTTCCGGTAAGGTTTAATTTTATTTCGCTGCCATTCGCGTTTACTGAGCCTTTGAGATGATTTTTCTCCAGATAAAAATCAAACGATTTCTCCACTTCCTCCTGACTGACTCCCTGTAAAACTGCAAACGCCTGCTCCGGAACCATGTTGAACCGCTCTCCGGCATGGAACTCCAAAACAGCACCTTTCTCTCCGCTTGTTAAGCCTTTTGTATAGGAAAGGTCGCAAATTCCTTTTTCTGCATAAATAATCGGGAACACAGCATCCGGCGCAAAACCTGTTTCCGGCATCCTTTCATGCTTAAAATAATGAGGAACACAGCGCCACTGGCTTTCCTCATCAGTACCTATAATGATGCGGACTCTTTTTTTCAGAGGCAGGTTCATTTCTTTCACTATTTTCAGGGCGTAATAGGCAGCC
Protein-coding regions in this window:
- the pepV gene encoding dipeptidase PepV, whose product is MADWQAEAEKRETEIIADTQDFLRIKSVLDESTAEAGAPFGRGIRECYDWMLNKAERDGFTIKDLDGYAGHIEYGDGEEIVGVLCHIDVVPEGEGWTSPPFAAEIRDGRIYARGAIDDKGPTMAAYYALKIVKEMNLPLKKRVRIIIGTDEESQWRCVPHYFKHERMPETGFAPDAVFPIIYAEKGICDLSYTKGLTSGEKGAVLEFHAGERFNMVPEQAFAVLQGVSQEEVEKSFDFYLEKNHLKGSVNANGSEIKLNLTGKSAHGLEPEKGLNSGLLLAAYITDHIELNSEEETYFSMLKDYFLEDSRGEKLGIAHNDEEKGHVTQNLGILRYKAGGKAEIGINLRYPEGADFSAMQNKLNDIFTESGYQAEIRAHEKPHAVEKSHPLIKTLAKVYEEQTGDEAECIAIGGGTYARSLKAGAAYGPLFPGEEDVAHQADEYISIASLKKAAAIYAQAIYELAR